A genomic stretch from Komagataeibacter xylinus includes:
- a CDS encoding inositol monophosphatase family protein, which translates to MSQAILTRFEAARSVVRDAAALAMKMRPAPGGPKGTQKSAQDWLTETDGAVEAFISERIGTLFPEDGFQGEEEGRTRTGSLRWVVDPIDGTSNYARGRNRWCISLGLMDGDTPVAGIIEAPMLGETYTAVKGHGAFLNGERIHASPVTDPATSLIEMGWSNRVPPGVFQEKIDAILGLGAMPRSGGSGAIALAEVACGRQDGYLEIRINLWDVAAALVLLEEAGAKVSPFLRDGGLEDGIHILAAAPGIADALSQAVGVSLK; encoded by the coding sequence ATGTCACAGGCCATCCTGACCCGTTTTGAAGCCGCCCGCTCCGTCGTGCGCGATGCTGCCGCCCTTGCCATGAAGATGCGCCCCGCCCCGGGCGGCCCCAAGGGCACCCAGAAAAGTGCGCAGGACTGGCTGACCGAAACCGATGGCGCGGTGGAGGCCTTCATCTCCGAGCGAATCGGCACGCTGTTCCCCGAAGATGGCTTTCAGGGCGAGGAAGAAGGCCGTACCCGCACCGGCAGCCTGCGCTGGGTGGTGGATCCGATCGATGGCACATCCAACTACGCGCGCGGGCGCAACCGCTGGTGCATCTCGCTGGGCCTGATGGATGGCGACACCCCCGTGGCCGGCATCATCGAGGCCCCGATGCTGGGCGAGACCTATACGGCGGTAAAGGGGCATGGCGCGTTCCTCAATGGCGAGCGCATTCATGCCTCCCCCGTGACCGACCCCGCCACCTCCCTGATCGAGATGGGCTGGAGCAACCGCGTGCCCCCGGGGGTGTTCCAGGAAAAAATCGATGCCATACTCGGGCTGGGCGCCATGCCGCGCTCGGGCGGGTCAGGTGCCATCGCCCTGGCCGAGGTCGCGTGCGGGCGGCAGGACGGCTATCTGGAAATCCGCATCAACCTGTGGGACGTAGCGGCCGCCCTCGTATTGCTGGAGGAGGCAGGTGCAAAGGTTTCTCCCTTCCTGCGCGATGGCGGGCTTGAAGATGGCATCCACATCCTCGCTGCCGCACCCGGCATTGCCGATGCCCTGTCGCAGGCGGTGGGCGTCTCCCTTAAATAA
- a CDS encoding nucleotidyltransferase family protein has translation MALNVLILAGSRPGRPDPMAQAAGISHKALLPVGGSPMISRVITALQSVEAIGKIAICIERPEVLAGIVPDNVIFIPPASGPSSSVMKALDTLGTPLLVTTADHALLEPAWVRSFVQKAQESGADVAAGIAMERDILRDVPGTRRTMIRLADGAFSGCNMFLFRTPAATGVIRLWQKLEADRKNPLKMARTLGLGILLRFVLRRLTRADVCRRIGQLSHARVAMIALPNGRAAVDVDKPADLELVTHLLASSPLPAT, from the coding sequence ATGGCACTGAATGTTCTCATCCTGGCGGGCAGCAGGCCGGGGCGGCCCGACCCCATGGCGCAGGCGGCGGGTATTTCGCACAAGGCCCTGCTGCCGGTGGGTGGCAGCCCCATGATCAGCCGGGTCATCACGGCCCTCCAGTCGGTCGAGGCCATTGGCAAGATAGCCATCTGCATCGAACGCCCCGAGGTGCTCGCGGGCATCGTGCCGGACAACGTGATCTTCATCCCGCCCGCTTCGGGGCCGAGTTCCAGCGTGATGAAGGCGCTGGACACGCTGGGCACGCCGCTGCTGGTCACGACCGCAGACCATGCCCTGCTCGAGCCCGCCTGGGTGCGCAGCTTCGTGCAGAAGGCGCAGGAAAGCGGGGCCGACGTAGCCGCAGGCATTGCAATGGAACGCGACATCCTGCGCGATGTGCCGGGCACCAGGCGCACCATGATCCGCCTGGCCGATGGCGCTTTCTCGGGCTGCAACATGTTCCTGTTCCGCACACCTGCCGCAACCGGCGTGATCCGGCTGTGGCAGAAGCTCGAGGCCGACCGCAAGAACCCGCTTAAAATGGCGCGCACGCTTGGCCTGGGCATCCTGCTGCGCTTTGTGCTGCGCCGCCTGACCCGTGCTGATGTATGCCGCCGCATCGGCCAGCTTTCACACGCGCGGGTGGCCATGATCGCGCTGCCCAACGGGCGCGCCGCCGTGGATGTGGACAAGCCCGCCGACCTTGAGCTTGTCACGCACCTGCTTGCATCAAGCCCCCTGCCCGCGACCTGA
- a CDS encoding lipid-binding SYLF domain-containing protein — translation MGLHKFHLIRTSFTTLALMMPLHAAMAASMEEEQSLVDRATLTVRDMFSGATAGSKVTRYLAESRGVIVCPSVFRMSIAFGGGGGGCVFLTRDAHGSWSDPAFYRMSSANFGLQLGMQDVQVMLFVMTDQGVQSLLDSQMKLSADVGTSFASSGSGLEAGTAGEHNTSIKGVQKSKGLFAGAALGGSKMRVNSAANRAYYNQIVGPEDIVVSMRVNNSGADPLRSALTEVLAAAQSRPDKNGQTSTPTTQTQPQQPMETAPSGSVSSQSLPAQ, via the coding sequence ATGGGTTTGCACAAGTTTCATCTCATCAGGACGTCATTCACCACGCTGGCCCTGATGATGCCGCTGCACGCCGCGATGGCCGCCAGCATGGAAGAAGAACAGAGCCTGGTGGACCGCGCCACGCTGACCGTGCGCGACATGTTCTCGGGTGCCACGGCAGGGAGCAAGGTCACCCGTTACCTTGCCGAATCGCGTGGCGTGATTGTCTGCCCCTCTGTGTTCCGCATGTCGATCGCCTTTGGCGGCGGCGGCGGCGGTTGCGTGTTCCTTACGCGTGATGCCCATGGCTCATGGTCCGACCCGGCCTTCTACCGCATGTCATCAGCCAATTTTGGCCTCCAGCTTGGCATGCAGGATGTGCAGGTGATGCTGTTCGTCATGACGGATCAGGGCGTGCAGTCGCTACTCGACAGCCAGATGAAACTCAGCGCAGATGTCGGCACGTCCTTCGCCTCATCCGGCTCCGGACTTGAAGCGGGCACGGCAGGTGAGCACAATACCTCCATCAAGGGCGTGCAGAAATCCAAGGGCCTGTTTGCCGGTGCCGCCCTTGGTGGCTCCAAGATGCGGGTCAATAGTGCCGCCAACCGTGCCTATTACAACCAGATTGTAGGGCCTGAGGATATCGTGGTGTCCATGCGGGTGAACAATTCGGGGGCTGACCCGCTGCGCTCCGCCCTGACAGAAGTGCTGGCCGCCGCCCAGAGCCGCCCGGACAAGAACGGCCAGACCAGCACTCCCACCACGCAGACGCAGCCCCAGCAGCCGATGGAAACCGCACCTTCTGGCTCGGTCAGCAGCCAGAGCCTGCCTGCTCAGTAA
- a CDS encoding MmcB family DNA repair protein, producing MHRPSAPQLQSAIRTGVSQMCRMHGWAVLHEFVLPDRRRADIMALTPQGDLLCIEIKSGLPDFRADHKWPDYLQWCDQLYFAVNQDFPRHILPETAGLVIAATHPAATLAATCMDCAIIRHPQRSPLAAARRRKLTLQFAMQAAERLGRVDMPQVEHAVKTALRVE from the coding sequence ATGCACCGCCCATCCGCGCCACAGCTCCAGTCCGCCATCCGCACGGGCGTCAGCCAGATGTGCCGGATGCATGGATGGGCGGTTTTGCATGAATTCGTGCTGCCCGATCGCAGGCGCGCCGATATCATGGCCCTGACACCCCAGGGCGACCTGCTGTGCATCGAGATCAAGTCAGGCCTGCCAGATTTCCGCGCCGACCATAAATGGCCCGATTACCTGCAATGGTGCGACCAGCTCTATTTTGCGGTCAACCAGGACTTCCCCCGCCATATCCTGCCTGAAACTGCCGGGCTGGTGATTGCCGCCACCCACCCTGCTGCCACGCTGGCGGCTACCTGCATGGACTGCGCCATCATCCGCCACCCGCAGCGCAGCCCGCTTGCCGCTGCGCGCCGACGCAAGCTTACGCTGCAGTTTGCCATGCAGGCTGCCGAAAGGCTGGGTCGGGTGGACATGCCGCAGGTGGAACATGCGGTGAAAACGGCGTTACGTGTAGAATAG
- a CDS encoding LptF/LptG family permease gives MSRMSLQHGILAKLRPNTMDRYLLRQVVPPFSIALGVVMSALLLERLLVLFNMLAANGSSMKTFFGLLSDLIPHYLGLALPAAMCVSVFSIIRRMSANHEIDALTASGVSIFRICQPFVLTGAVFSVLAFSLYGFIQPYARYDYRSAFYFASHAGWTPHLQSKMFAISDDIMLTAENVDHAGSRLFRVFIRDSSDKTRVRYITAQKGYLYNPADGSRMRLDLVNGTIVTDTHDKPPSITGFTRTTRLISGEAKLDDEAYRQRGETERELTVPELYYGLRHGYPGISPSYMLAELHFRLARTASIPFIPILACALAGVRKRQKGNPGLAIAAITLVSFDHTLQMGMSFVANMHMSPLLVIWLPTVIFAGVCVGMLIRQAGGLRTLFSQGPSLPPRQLSADGLPRRMQEKEA, from the coding sequence ATGAGCCGCATGTCTTTACAGCACGGGATTCTGGCCAAGCTGCGTCCCAATACCATGGACCGCTACCTGCTGCGGCAGGTCGTGCCGCCGTTTTCCATCGCACTGGGTGTGGTCATGTCCGCCCTGCTGCTGGAGCGGCTTCTGGTGCTGTTCAACATGCTGGCTGCCAATGGCAGCTCCATGAAAACATTCTTCGGCCTGCTCAGCGACCTGATCCCCCATTACCTGGGGCTGGCGCTTCCGGCGGCCATGTGCGTAAGCGTGTTTTCCATTATCCGGCGCATGAGCGCCAACCATGAAATCGATGCCCTGACGGCCAGCGGGGTCTCGATCTTCCGCATCTGCCAGCCTTTCGTGCTGACGGGGGCGGTCTTTAGCGTGCTGGCCTTCTCGCTCTATGGCTTTATCCAGCCTTACGCACGCTATGACTACCGCTCGGCCTTCTATTTCGCCAGCCATGCGGGCTGGACGCCGCACCTGCAATCCAAGATGTTCGCCATCTCCGATGACATCATGCTCACGGCCGAGAACGTGGACCATGCGGGGTCGCGGCTGTTCCGTGTCTTCATCCGTGACAGTTCGGACAAGACGCGCGTGCGCTACATTACCGCGCAGAAGGGCTACCTGTACAATCCGGCTGACGGCTCGCGCATGCGGCTTGACCTCGTCAACGGCACCATCGTGACCGACACGCATGACAAGCCCCCCTCCATTACCGGCTTTACCCGCACCACCCGCCTCATTTCCGGCGAGGCCAAGCTGGATGATGAAGCCTATCGCCAACGCGGCGAGACGGAGCGCGAACTGACCGTGCCCGAGCTGTATTATGGCCTCCGCCATGGCTATCCCGGCATCAGCCCGTCCTACATGCTGGCTGAACTGCACTTCCGCCTGGCGCGCACCGCTTCCATTCCGTTCATTCCCATTCTGGCCTGCGCGCTTGCGGGCGTGCGCAAGCGCCAGAAGGGCAACCCCGGCCTGGCCATCGCCGCCATCACGCTGGTCAGCTTTGACCACACGCTGCAGATGGGCATGAGCTTTGTCGCCAACATGCACATGTCTCCACTGCTGGTCATCTGGCTGCCCACGGTCATCTTCGCCGGAGTGTGCGTGGGCATGCTGATCCGGCAGGCAGGGGGCCTGCGCACCCTGTTCTCTCAGGGGCCAAGCCTGCCGCCACGCCAGCTTTCGGCAGATGGCCTGCCCCGGCGCATGCAGGAAAAAGAGGCATGA
- a CDS encoding LptF/LptG family permease, with product MKRRLRLASGTVLLGYLSRELLAKVFTTTIIVVALMEILALLEQVTEIMHRNLGLSGVLYYAVMHLPLLFGNAMPIAVLIGALLTLLQLTTSNEISIMRAAGLSTPGLIKLFLPTIIGLGVLCGLVNDQVTPRTEQRLAQWWNATTPDAATVWHNYWLRARDDLININYLSGGGQVLDRVTVYHRDHQSLLQKVTTLRNVHYTHGHWYGTPTRVLSVLSPTRVDLLDTPGEPVRLDWPDTLTPGYLMQITVSFTQSIGTMLAEQNDSLPSSQSPSFFITEILGRIMLPVTFAVMLLLAVPVVYIPPRAGTRSWLPIWCLGAGLLFVVFQGLLRALGNAGTLPSLMAIFVGILIFILGVITVLLRIEER from the coding sequence ATGAAGCGCCGCCTGCGCCTGGCGAGCGGCACGGTCCTGCTCGGGTATCTCTCGCGTGAGCTGCTGGCCAAGGTGTTTACCACGACCATCATCGTCGTGGCGCTGATGGAAATCCTGGCCCTGCTGGAACAGGTGACGGAAATCATGCACCGCAATCTCGGCCTGTCCGGGGTGTTGTATTACGCGGTCATGCACCTGCCGCTGCTGTTCGGCAATGCCATGCCCATTGCCGTGCTGATTGGCGCGCTGCTTACGCTGCTGCAACTGACAACATCGAACGAAATCTCGATCATGCGTGCGGCCGGCCTGTCCACGCCTGGGCTGATCAAGCTGTTCCTGCCCACCATCATCGGCCTCGGCGTGCTGTGTGGGCTGGTCAATGACCAGGTCACGCCACGCACGGAGCAGCGCCTCGCCCAATGGTGGAACGCCACAACACCCGATGCCGCGACAGTATGGCACAACTACTGGCTGCGCGCGCGTGATGACCTGATCAACATCAACTACCTTTCCGGTGGCGGACAGGTGCTTGACAGGGTCACGGTCTACCACCGCGACCACCAGAGCCTGCTCCAGAAAGTCACCACCCTGCGCAACGTGCATTACACGCATGGCCACTGGTATGGCACGCCCACGCGGGTGCTGAGCGTGCTCAGCCCGACCCGCGTCGACCTGCTCGACACGCCCGGGGAGCCCGTGCGCCTTGACTGGCCCGATACGCTCACGCCGGGCTACCTGATGCAGATTACCGTCAGTTTCACCCAGTCCATCGGCACCATGCTGGCCGAGCAGAACGACAGCCTGCCTTCCAGCCAGTCGCCCTCGTTTTTCATAACCGAAATACTGGGACGCATCATGTTACCGGTCACGTTCGCGGTAATGCTGTTACTTGCCGTGCCGGTGGTCTATATCCCCCCCCGGGCTGGCACGCGCAGTTGGTTGCCCATATGGTGCCTCGGCGCGGGCCTGCTGTTTGTCGTGTTCCAGGGGCTGCTCCGCGCGCTTGGCAATGCGGGAACATTGCCCTCGCTTATGGCGATATTCGTCGGGATCCTGATTTTCATCCTTGGCGTCATCACCGTGCTACTGAGGATCGAAGAGCGATGA
- a CDS encoding sterol desaturase family protein — MITNTLKNSSIRTGRSFDLGKMNLSQLWIAYLTYPTIILYFVLAIASYAVMVYAYTSFVPVAISIAAVMLVYPLVWYGIHRYILHGRFLYRMKWSATLWKRIHFDHHQDPHLLDVLFGSPLNTIPTIAIVTIPIGYAIGGLAGSGAAFGAGLTITCIYEFFHCIQHLNYKPRMRWIQLMKQRHVLHHFHNENGNYGITSFVADRIFHSYYPDARGCPRSPTVFNLGYDIEEAHRYPWVMEETGAPPRDRPDGANTTRNAA; from the coding sequence ATGATTACAAATACCCTGAAGAACAGTTCCATCCGCACAGGCCGCAGCTTCGACCTGGGCAAGATGAACCTGTCCCAGCTCTGGATTGCCTACCTCACCTACCCCACCATCATCCTGTATTTCGTGCTGGCCATCGCCAGCTACGCGGTCATGGTGTACGCCTACACGTCATTCGTGCCGGTCGCCATCAGCATCGCAGCCGTGATGCTGGTCTACCCGCTGGTATGGTATGGCATCCATCGCTACATCCTCCACGGCCGGTTTCTCTACCGCATGAAATGGAGCGCCACCCTGTGGAAGCGCATCCACTTCGATCACCACCAGGACCCCCACCTGCTTGACGTGCTGTTCGGCTCGCCGCTCAACACCATTCCCACCATTGCCATCGTCACCATTCCCATCGGCTACGCCATTGGCGGCCTGGCGGGTTCGGGTGCCGCCTTTGGCGCGGGGCTGACCATTACGTGCATCTATGAATTCTTCCACTGCATCCAGCACCTGAACTACAAGCCGCGCATGCGCTGGATCCAGCTGATGAAACAGCGCCACGTGCTGCATCACTTCCATAACGAGAATGGCAATTACGGCATTACCAGCTTCGTGGCCGACCGCATCTTCCACAGCTACTACCCCGATGCCCGTGGCTGCCCGCGCAGCCCCACCGTGTTCAACCTTGGCTATGACATCGAGGAAGCCCATCGCTACCCCTGGGTGATGGAAGAGACCGGCGCCCCCCCGCGCGACCGCCCCGATGGTGCCAACACCACCCGCAACGCGGCGTGA
- the mltG gene encoding endolytic transglycosylase MltG, which produces MRRVLAVCGLAFLVLVLSGLGTLFMGVRQYNAPGPLAQQRTLVVPHGGTEQVLTSLQAAGIIEQGWLAQKVFEAATVLTRVDGAFHAAELVFPAHASIHQVLLVLRHGKPVVHRLTVPEGLSAIQIANLLEHAPYMDGSFPFPNEGSVMPLTYDYEWGMPRAQMLARMQHAMDRAIDQAWEGRVVDPAIVNRHDLLVLASMIERETAIASERPMVARVFLNRLHQGMRLQSDPTVVYGLNRGAGPLGHALSHADLQQPTAYNTYVIVGLPPGPICSPGMAALYAAAHPAEGDQLYFVANGLGGHDFTSTLDDHNRHVAAFRASRRAAQASPRTND; this is translated from the coding sequence GTGCGCAGGGTTCTGGCAGTATGTGGACTGGCATTTCTCGTGCTGGTTCTGTCAGGTCTTGGCACCTTGTTCATGGGAGTGCGGCAGTACAATGCTCCCGGCCCGCTGGCGCAGCAGCGCACACTGGTCGTGCCTCATGGCGGAACCGAGCAGGTCCTGACCAGCCTGCAGGCTGCGGGCATCATCGAGCAGGGCTGGCTTGCGCAGAAGGTGTTCGAGGCCGCCACCGTGCTGACACGGGTTGATGGCGCTTTTCATGCCGCCGAGCTGGTATTTCCCGCCCATGCCTCCATCCATCAGGTGCTGCTGGTGCTGCGGCATGGCAAGCCGGTCGTGCACAGGCTGACCGTGCCGGAGGGGCTCTCCGCCATCCAGATCGCCAACCTGCTCGAACATGCCCCCTATATGGATGGCAGTTTTCCTTTCCCCAATGAGGGATCGGTCATGCCGCTCACCTATGATTATGAATGGGGCATGCCGCGCGCGCAGATGCTCGCGCGCATGCAGCATGCCATGGATCGCGCCATCGATCAGGCATGGGAGGGCCGCGTGGTGGATCCGGCCATCGTCAACCGCCATGACCTGCTGGTGCTGGCCTCCATGATCGAGCGTGAAACGGCCATTGCATCCGAACGCCCCATGGTGGCGCGCGTGTTCCTCAACCGCCTGCATCAGGGCATGCGGCTTCAGTCCGACCCGACAGTGGTTTATGGGCTGAACAGGGGGGCAGGCCCACTGGGGCATGCGCTCTCCCATGCTGACCTGCAGCAGCCTACGGCTTACAACACCTACGTGATTGTTGGCCTGCCGCCGGGGCCGATCTGCTCACCCGGCATGGCAGCACTTTATGCCGCAGCCCATCCGGCAGAGGGCGACCAGCTTTATTTCGTGGCCAATGGCCTGGGTGGGCATGATTTTACCAGCACGCTTGATGACCATAACCGCCATGTGGCGGCCTTCCGGGCCAGCAGGCGCGCAGCGCAGGCCAGCCCGCGCACGAATGACTGA